A DNA window from Aphelocoma coerulescens isolate FSJ_1873_10779 chromosome 7, UR_Acoe_1.0, whole genome shotgun sequence contains the following coding sequences:
- the LOC138113309 gene encoding uncharacterized protein, with amino-acid sequence MRGRRTWSRGRDGRGAGQGKERSRTGTGEEPGRERRGAGQGRERSRAGKGEEPDRDGRGGRAGKGEEPDRDGRGARAGKGEEPGRERRGAGQGRERSPGRERRGAGQGKERSRTGTGEEPGQGKERSRTGTGEEAGQGKERSRTGTGEEAGQQRERSSLSRAGGTHRRGGGSSGCSSPPSGLSALPRQAAGERYRKSE; translated from the coding sequence ATGCGGGGCCGGCGGACGTGGAGCCGGGGCAGGGACGGGAGAGGAGCcgggcagggaaaggagaggagccGGACAGGGACGGGAGAGGAGCcgggcagggaaaggagaggagccGGACAGGGACGGGAGAGGAGCcgggcagggaaaggagaggagccGGACAGGGACGGGAGAGGAGGCcgggcagggaaaggagaggagccGGACAGGGACGGGAGAGGAGCCcgggcagggaaaggagaggagccgggcagggaaaggagaggagccGGACAGGGACGGGAGAGGAGCCcgggcagggaaaggagaggagccgggcagggaaaggagaggagccGGACAGGGACGGGAGAGGAGCCcgggcagggaaaggagaggagccGGACAGGGACGGGAGAGGAGGCcgggcagggaaaggagaggagccGGACAGGGACGGGAGAGGAGGCGGGGCAGCAGCGGGAGCGCAGCTCCCTCTCCCGGGCAGGGGGTACCCACCGCCGCGGGGGAGGCTCCTCCGGCTGCTCCTCTCCGCCTTCGGGTCTCTCAGCCCTTCCCCGACAGGCAGCTGGAGAACGTTACAGAAAATCCGAATAA